From a single Carcharodon carcharias isolate sCarCar2 chromosome 4, sCarCar2.pri, whole genome shotgun sequence genomic region:
- the LOC121276809 gene encoding solute carrier family 22 member 5-like yields the protein MALALGRGRNSHSRRDEWDALPPQIFSREQYPIEGMEGVIIDMVDKLIHGSTREEHGRKVIAVLRALQDADLTGMKNLPAGDIHAVTYLDLVRTSNIRNITIFVILIWMIPSVGYFGLSFNTPNMHGDPYINCFISAVTEVASYVIEWILLRMSLHRISLACIVACGGIMLLLIQILLSSHYVLTIIMAMIGRFSYAAALSMIYVFSTELYPTVARSMGTVTCSMVSMIATIIFCFSGLSIVAGILCLMLPETYGQPLPRIIDQVKPIICNRVDEGSVVDVDVNIQKAF from the exons CACCCCAGatattttccagagaacaatatCCAATAGAAGGCATGGAAGGTGTAATAATCGATATGGTTGATAAACTCATACATGGATCCACTAGAGAGGAGCATGGTCGCAAGGTCATTGCAGTCCTGAGAGCTTTACAGGATGCTGATCTAACAGgaatgaaaaat CTGCCAGCTGGGGATATACATGCAGTCACTTACTTGGATTTGGTTAGGACTTCTAACATCAGAAACATCACAATATTTGTCATCCTTATATG GATGATTCCCTCTGTTGGTTACTTTGGGCTATCCTTCAATACTCCCAATATGCATGGAGACCCCTACATCAACTGCTTTATCTCTGCAGTGACTGAAGTGGCGTCATACGTGATAGAGTGGATATTGCTGCGTATGTCACTTCATCGGATTTCCCTTGCTTGCATTGTGGCATGTGGTGGAATTATGCTGCTGTTGATCCAGATTTTACTTTCAA GTCACTATGTTCTTACCATTATAATGGCAATGATTGGTAGATTCAGTTATGCAGCCGCCTTGTCTATGATCTATGTTTTCTCAACTGAACTGTATCCAACTGTGGCGAGGAGCATGGGCACTGTGACATGTTCCATGGTATCTATGATTGCCaccataatattttgcttttctgg CCTATCGATAGTGGCTGGAATTTTGTGCTTGATGCTGCCTGAAACATATGGCCAACCTCTTCCACGGATTATTGATCAAGTCAAACCAATTATATG TAACcgggttgatgagggcagtgtGGTTGATGTAGACGTGAACATTCAGAAGGCATTTTGA